The following coding sequences are from one Rutidosis leptorrhynchoides isolate AG116_Rl617_1_P2 chromosome 11, CSIRO_AGI_Rlap_v1, whole genome shotgun sequence window:
- the LOC139877823 gene encoding WUSCHEL-related homeobox 9-like: MASSNRHWPSMFKSKPTCNTTTHHHQWHPSTHDSNNLISSACHRSLYTSGCEERSPEPKPRWNPKPEQIRILESIFNSGMVNPPRDEIRKIRAQLQEYGQVGDANVFYWFQNRKSRSKHKTRHLQKPQNYHQSLPVSPASKLTTPSSSSSSEKSSSKSIEFYLNSPTASVNQQPQTYNFNGYTQEPFYFTNMQQPQQSTTITNNSTFTQELCFSELGKVISTNQHHNQTVGSGSGMLLTDLMMMTNKQNGITKNNNNKSVEGDKMMKMCSYNYTTTTKPSPPPTSTVPPNPATSSVASTIHDIQGVDGPGHGKSTVFINDVAFEVSMGPFNVREAFGDDAVLIHSYGQPVITNEWGVTLQSLQHGAFYYLVRSFSYDHSSTIDN, from the exons ATGGCTTCATCAAATAGGCACTGGCCTAGTATGTTCAAATCTAAACCTACCTGCAACACTACTACTCACCACCACCAATGGCACCCTTCTACTCATGACTCCAACAATCTTATCTCTTCTGCCTGCCACAGATCCCTTTACACTTCTG GTTGTGAAGAGAGAAGCCCGGAGCCAAAGCCAAGATGGAACCCAAAACCCGAACAAATCCGGATACTTGAATCCATATTTAATTCGGGTATGGTGAATCCACCAAGAGATGAAATCAGAAAAATAAGAGCTCAACTTCAAGAATATGGTCAAGTTGGTGATGCCAATGTTTTCTACTGGTTTCAAAACAGAAAATCAAGAAGCAAACACAAAACTCGCCACCTTCAAAAACCTCAAAATTATCATCAATCTTTGCCTGTTTCACCAGCTTCAAAACTCACTacaccttcatcatcttcatcttctgaaAAATCATCTTCAAAATCCATTGAGTTTTATTTGAACTCCCCAACTGCTTCAGTTAACCAACAACCACAAACCTATAACTTCAATGGGTACACTCAAGAACCATTTTATTTCACAAATATGCAACAACCACAACAAAGTACtactattactaataatagtaCTTTCACTCAAGAGTTATGTTTCTCTGAATTGGGAAAGGTGATTAGTACTAATCAACATCATAATCAGACAGTTGGGAGTGGTTCTGGAATGTTGTTAACTGATTTAATGATGATGACTAATAAACAAAATGGGATCACtaaa aataataataataagagtgttGAAGGAGATAAAATGATGAAAATGTGTAGCTACAATTATACTACTACTACTAAACCATCACCTCCTCCTACTTCTACTGTTCCTCCTAATCCTGCTACAAGTTCTGTTGCATCAACTATACATGATATTCAAG GTGTGGATGGACCAGGACATGGGAAATCGACTGTGTTTATTAACGATGTTGCGTTTGAGGTATCAATGGGTCCGTTTAACGTGAGAGAAGCGTTTGGTGATGATGCTGTGCTGATTCACTCTTACGGACAGCCAGTTATAACCAACGAGTGGGGTGTAACTCTTCAATCTCTCCAACATGGTGCATTTTATTACTTGGTTCGCTCGTTTTCATATGATCATTCCAGCACCATCGACAATTG